ttatgaataaattttccttatgtttttatttgtcgatattcaacttgcaagaaagtgaactttgatcttaaatatgataaaatacaaaataaaggattataaataaatattcattatgtttttaattgtcgataatcaaattgcaagaaagtgaactttgatcataaatctcataaatacaaaataaatgattatgaatacatattctttatgtttttatttgtcgataaaatacttgcaagaaagtgaactttgatcttaaatctgataaaatacaaaatacatgattatgtataaatattctttatgtttttatttgtcgataaaatacttgcaagaaagtgaaatttgatcttaaatctgataaaaatacaaaataaatgattatgaataaatattcattatgtttttatttgtcgataatcaacttgcaaaaaagtgaactttgatcttaattctgataaaaatacaaaataaatgattatgaataaatgttctttatgtttttatttgtcgatattcaacttgcaagaaagtgaactttgatcttaaatctgataaaaatacaaaataaatgattatgaataaatgccatttatgtttttatttgtcgataaagaacttggaagaaagtgaactttgatcttaaatctgataaaatacaaaatacatgataatgaataaatattctttatgtttttatttgtcgatattaaacttgcaagaaagtgaactttgatcataaatctcataaatacaaaataaatgattatgaatacatattctttatgtttttatttgtcgataatcaactggcaagaaaatgaactttgatcataaatctgataaaatacaaaatacatgattatgtataaatattctttatgtttttatttgtcgataaaatacttgcaagaaagtgaactttgatcttaaatctgataaaaatacaaaataaatgattatgaataaatactaactatgtttttaattgtcgataatcaaattacaagatagtgaattttgatcttaaatctgataaaaatacaaaataaatgattataaataaatgttcattatgtttctatttgtcgataaacaacttgcaagaaagtgatctttgatcttaaatctgataaaatacaaaaaaaaaggattataaataaatattcattatgtttttatttgtcgatattcaacttgcaagaaagtgaactttgatcttaaatctgataaaaatacaaaataaatgattatgaacaaatgctatttatatttttatttgtcgataaagaacttgcaagacattgaacttgtatcttaaatctgataaaatacaaaataaatgattatgaataaatattctttatgtttttatttttcgataatcaacttgcaagaaatgattatgaataaatgctatttatatttctatttgtcgataaagaactggcaagaaagtgaactttgatcttaaatcttataaaatacaaaataaatgattatgaatatgtttctatttgtcgataaacaacttgcaagaaagtgaactttgatcttaaatctgataaaaatacaaaataaatgattatgaataaatactcattatgtttttatttgtcgataatgaaattgcaagaaagtgaactttgatcttaaatctgataaaaatacaaaataaatgattatgaataaatactcattatgtttttatttgtcgataattaaattgcaagagagtgaacattgatcttaaatctgataaaatacaaaatacatgattatgaataaatattctttatgtttttatttgtcgataatcaacttgcaagaaagtgaactttgatcacaaatctgataaaatacaaaataaatgattatgaataaatattctttatgtttttatttgtcgatattcaacttgtaagaaagtgaactttgatcttaaatctgataaaaatacaaaataaatgattatgaataaatactcattatgtttttatttgtcgatattcaacttgcagggaagtgaactttgatcttaaatctgataaaatacaaaataaatgattatgaataagtgctatttatgtttttatttgtcgatattcaacttgcaagaaagtgaactttgatcttaaatctaataaaaatacaaaataaatgaaaaataaatattctttatgtttttatttgtcgataaaatacttgcaagaaagtgaactttgatataaatctgataaaaatacaaaataaatgattatgaataaatactcattatgtttttatttgtcgataatcaaattgcaagaaagtgaattttgatcttaaatctgataataatacaaaataaatgattatgaataaatactcattatgtttttaattgtcgataatcaaattgcaagaaagtgaactttgatcttaaatctaataaaaatacaaaataaatgattatgaataaattttccttatgtttttatttgtcgatattctacttgccagaaagtgaactttgatcttaaatatgataaaatacaaaatacatgcttatgaataaatattcattatgtttttaattgtcgataatcaaattgcaagaaagtgaactttgatcttaaatctgataaaatacaaaatacatgattatgtataaatattctttatgtttttatttgtcgataaaatacttgcaagaaagtgaactttgatcttaaatctgataaaaatacaaaataaatgattatgaataaatattcattatgtttttatttgtcgataatcaacttgcaaaaaagtgaactttgatcttaattctgataaaaatacaaaataaatgattatgaataaatgttctttatgtttttatttgtcgatattcaacttgcaagaaagtgaactttgatcttaaatctgataaaaatacaaaataaatgattatgaataaatgccatttatgtttttatttgtcgataaaatacttggaagaaagtgaactttgatcttaaatctgataaaatacaaaatacatgataataaataaatattctttaagggtattcgtttaaacgtgTAAAAGCCCCGTAAACCTCTTAAACCGTGTATATTTACGAATGCGTAAAAATCTGGCAGCAACTTATatggaaattcatttaaacaCATTACGCACCAATGTCAGTGTGTAAAGAACACTTGTAAATTTACGATATTGCAAAAGCAACCCTACCAAACGACCAGCTGATGAatattattgtgaaaattaaaatggaaaaggtaagaatgaaactcggaacataaattttatttaattgttgcaattgttttatatttcaggataaaaagttaaagcaaaAGCGTCTACGGCTGAAACCGTCCCATCGCTGGACAGAGTCGCAGTCCCTGCAGCTGTTGCAAGCAGTATCCGACGCAATTAAAGATAGTCCAGAATCTTTTGAGGTAAGGGttttagaaaagtgaaaatgtttaggtacatatgtttgttttaacacGAATTTACGCATATCTTCCAGAAACCGACCTCCCAAAGGTTTTacgaaaaattgcagcaaaataCACCGGCACTTCAATCTGTCGTTTGCGTagctatgaaaagcaaaatgaggTATCTCAAAGCGTTGTACGTTGCCGCGGCAGCCTGGAAAAACAAAACTGGGTCTGGACTACTCGCTAATGGTGACGAGTCAAGCGTATCAGCGCATGTCAACAAAATTTGTCCCAACTTTGACTTACTGGAAGTTATCTTCGGGCAACGCAAAAATGTAAATCCCGgagtaatttttgaaagcacTGACAGCATTGAAGTACTGGCTGATTCCCCTTGTGCTGATAGTTCGTTAAACGATACCATCGATTCCTACGACTTGTGTGCGCTCGATTGTGAGGATTTAGTTGACCCAATATTACCTATAAGTATAAGTAGCGATTGCAGTGCCGCCGCCGCGGCAACTTCTACACCACAAAGTTCGTTGGACTTTAgaagttcaacaaaaaaaccaaaaagaaagagtgaagccccgttcaataaattgatttttattcaggAGAAAAGGTTGGAATTAGAAGTTAAGAAAATAgaattagaaaaagaaaaagaaaagaatgaggtcgagttgaaaagaattgaactgaataatcaattagaaatgaaaagaattgaaactgaatcagaaaaagaaaccaaactggaaattgaaaaactgaaaCTTGCTAGTGAAGAAcgcattaaaatgtttgaaatagagttaaagttaaaatcaaaataaatgtgaaactttAAGAGATTTCACATGGtacttttttcgcaaatttaaaagatctcatagcaaaatacatgtatatttgaatgtaactaAATGTTAATAGGCACAgaagcactttttatttttctgtaaataaaagcatatattaatggattttaaagatatgtaaacatgagtttcaatactttatttttaagtttccatTAGTGATAACAATGAAAGGCGCTTAGATGCACCTTCAACTGTTGGTAAGTTTTGATCCCCAGGCTCGTCGACTTCACTGTTTTCACTAATGCTTTCTTCGTCAACATCAAAACCACcgtcgttttcttttaatataatattgtgcaatatcgcACAAACTAATATCCACCGGCATGCAAACTTTACCGAATTATCactctttatttgaattttgagttcTTTCAAGCTATTAAAACGTTCTTTCAATAAACCAAAGCAATGCTCAATTCTTATTCGGTACTGGCTGAACGTTCTGTTGAACAGAATTCGTTGATTCAAGGTGCCTTCCGTTGCGTTTATTCTAAAAGGAGTAATAAGGGTCGaagttaatttatatgcactgtCTGCAGCTAACCACTCTGATCCTGTTAGCATTTCAGTGGCGTTTGTGGATAGCTCGCAATTGTTGTATATCCTAGCGTCGTGAACACTACCGGGATACCCCAATACCATATGACGAATTACTAGTTTGTGGTCAACCACACATTGAGccttaagtgaatatatatgcttgcgagaaaaatatgcttcgcaatctacaGTGGGTTTTTCCGCCAATTTTATCTCCGTTCCATCTACGTAGCCAACACAATGTGGTAGCTCACTGAGTGTTTGAACAACTAAAGCTCTACGCTCTACAGGGTCCGGCCAAAACAGAAACTGAGTTTTCCTTTTAATAATTGCATCAAATACCCTGTTGGTCATGACctattgagaaatttaaaatacagctgaaacacatattttaaccgatacatatgtaaatagctcaCCTGTATTACTCCACCATCGCTAATACCAAACAAActagcaattttagtaattgttgCTCCTTCTCCACATGAACCCAGTCGGTACATTACTACAGCCAATTGAATTTGGATAGGAAACTGTTTACATGAACGTGGACCATTGAACACTTCGTCATCCTTTATCAGATCAATGATAAAATCAAATGTGGTTTTGCTGACTCGCACAATTTCTCGAAACCTGTTTTCATCCAAATGCggtaatacatctattaaaaagTTGGGTGATTTTGGGACAGAATGATGAACAAATGTAGATCCATATCTAAAATATGCAGCAGCTGCCAATGCAAAGCTAAAGTCTTCCATAATTTCATCTTCctttttgcgttggatttctgaaatcatttatatatttatgtatatatgcgcctTTAAAAAATGTAGCATTGACGCAAAACAATTACCGTCATGTTTTCCAAACAGCTCCaacattaacaaatcaaatactagtgatttttcgcaaagttgaataaattttgctttttcgctaactttcggcattttaatattttgacacccaaacagctgtttaatacataaataagtggcaTTTACACAAAGAATTTGAAGTGCGTTCATGTAACACACtgcgtatttgcataaatttatgcgaTGGGTAACATTAcacgtttaaacgaataccctttttatgtttttatttgtcgatattcaacttgcaagaaagtgaactttgatcataaatctcataaatacaaaataaatgattatgaatacatattctttatgtttttatttgtcgataatcaacttgcaagaaaatgaactttgatcataaatctgataaaatacaaaatacatgattatgtataaatattctttatgtttttatttgtcgataaaatacttgcaagaaagtgaactttgatcttaaatctgataaaaatacaaaataaatgattatgaataaatactcattatgtttttatttgtcgataatgaaattgcaagaaagtgaactttgatcttaaatctgataaaaatacaaaataaatgattatgaataaatactcattatgtttttatttgtcgataattaaattgcaagaaagtgaacattgatcttaaatctgataaaatacaaaatacatgattatgaataaatattctttatgtttttatttgtcgataatcaacttgcaagaaagtgaactttgatcataaatctgataaaataaaaaataaatgattatgaataaatattctttatgtttttatttgtcgatattcaacttgtaagaaagtgaactttgatcttcaatctgataaaaatacaaaataaatgattatgaataaatactcattttgtttttatttgtcgataatcaacttgcagggaagtgaactttgatcttaaatctgataaaatacaaaataaatgattatgaataagtgctatttatgtttttatttgtcgatattcaacttgcaagaaagtgaactttgatcttaaatctaataaaaatacaaaataaatgaaaaataaataatctttatgcttttatttgtcgataaaatacttgcaagaaagtgaactttgatcttaaatctgataaaaatacaaaataaatgactatgaataaatactcattatgtttttatttgtcgataatcaaattgcaggaaagtgaattttgatcttaaatctgataataatacaaaataaatgattatgaataaatactcattatgtttttaattgtcgataatcaaattgcaagaaagtgaactttgatcttaaatctaataaaaatacaaaataaatgattatgaataaattttccttatgtttttatttgtcgatattcaacttgcaagaaagtgaactttgatcttaaatatgataaaatacaaaatacatgcttatgaataaatattcattatgtttttaattgtcgataatcaaattgcaagaaagtgaactttgatcttaaatctgataaaatacaaaatacatgattatgtataaatattctttatgtttttatttgtcgataaaatacttgcaagaaagtgaactttgatcttaaatctgataaaaatacaaaataaatgattatgaataaatattcattatgtttttatttgtcgataatcaacttgcaaaaaagtgaactttgatcttaattctgataaaaatacaaaataaatgattatgaataaatgttctttatgtttttatttgtcgatattcaacttgcaagaaagtgaactttgatcttaaatctgataaaaatacaaaataaatgattatgaataaatgccatttatgtttttatttgtcgataaaatacttggaagaaagtgaactttgatcttaaatctgataaaatacaaaatacatgataataaataaatattctttaagggtattcgtttaaacgtgTAAAAGCCCCGTAAACCTCTTAAACCGTGTATATTTACGAATGCGTAAAAATCTGGCAGCAACTTATatggaaattcatttaaacaCATTACGCACCAATGTCAGTGTGTAAAGAACACTTGTAAATTTACGATATTGCAAAAGCAACCCTACCAAACGACCAGCTGATGAatattattgtgaaaattaaaatggaaaaggtaagaatgaaactcggaacataaattttatttaattgttgcaattgttttatatttcaggataaaaagttaaagcaaaAGCGTCTACGGCTGAAACCGTCCCATCGCTG
This portion of the Zeugodacus cucurbitae isolate PBARC_wt_2022May chromosome 3, idZeuCucr1.2, whole genome shotgun sequence genome encodes:
- the LOC128920303 gene encoding uncharacterized protein LOC128920303; its protein translation is MNIIVKIKMEKDKKLKQKRLRLKPSHRWTESQSLQLLQAVSDAIKDSPESFEKPTSQRFYEKLQQNTPALQSVVCVAMKSKMRYLKALYVAAAAWKNKTGSGLLANGDESSVSAHVNKICPNFDLLEVIFGQRKNVNPGVIFESTDSIEVLADSPCADSSLNDTIDSYDLCALDCEDLVDPILPISISSDCSAAAAATSTPQSSLDFRSSTKKPKRKSEAPFNKLIFIQEKRLELEVKKIELEKEKEKNEVELKRIELNNQLEMKRIETESEKETKLEIEKLKLASEERIKMFEIELKLKSK
- the LOC128920302 gene encoding putative nuclease HARBI1 translates to MNALQILCVNATYLCIKQLFGCQNIKMPKVSEKAKFIQLCEKSLVFDLLMLELFGKHDEIQRKKEDEIMEDFSFALAAAAYFRYGSTFVHHSVPKSPNFLIDVLPHLDENRFREIVRVSKTTFDFIIDLIKDDEVFNGPRSCKQFPIQIQLAVVMYRLGSCGEGATITKIASLFGISDGGVIQVMTNRVFDAIIKRKTQFLFWPDPVERRALVVQTLSELPHCVGYVDGTEIKLAEKPTVDCEAYFSRKHIYSLKAQCVVDHKLVIRHMVLGYPGSVHDARIYNNCELSTNATEMLTGSEWLAADSAYKLTSTLITPFRINATEGTLNQRILFNRTFSQYRIRIEHCFGLLKERFNSLKELKIQIKSDNSVKFACRWILVCAILHNIILKENDGGFDVDEESISENSEVDEPGDQNLPTVEGASKRLSLLSLMET